ttatcgatttttaacgATGAGTTATCCGTTTGTTATCGGAAAGGCTTATTAtcaagttttcaaaaattttctcatATGCTATCAAAAAGTAATGACTTTGTTATCATAAAAATATTGATTTCTtaacggagtgttaccaattttttatcgccatggtattcatttgttatcgaaaagtaatcgatgaggtatagaaaagttatcgactacttatacaaaattttgcgctTTGTtaccgatttactatcgaaaagttatcgatttgtcatcaaaAATTATCGAATATCAAAAAGCTATAAATTTAGTATATTTAGTATTAACAATTTGCCAATGCCGACTCGTCGGCCTTCATTGAACAGCTAGAGCTAAAACGTTAATATAAAACCGATTACACATATATAACACGTCGACGAGCCGAGAAGAAGCCGCTGCTGACTcgacgataacaagccgataacttgATTATAATAATTGGCTATCTATAATTAGCCGACAATAAAATAATGAGTTATCGGTGGCGGCTGTTACAAATAAAAAGTCgatgaagctcttctcaaaaagcccgaaaCTAAAAAACATTAGTTCTCTTGACGCACACCCGCATGTTTACACATCGATCTTCAGGAGTTCTTGATACACGATGCATTGATTGTAGCGTTCCCATTAACAGCCTGCTTCATCGGACAAGCAGTCGTTCTACGAAGAAGGATTGCTCAGAAGTTTGCAACGATAATAAGAAGAGAGTGAAATGGATTATAGGGTCGCAAATCAGAACATGGAGCGAAGGTAGCAGGGCATTGATCGGGGAGAGAATTTGGTGAGTCTCAACAAATACGAATAGTGGGGAAGGGTTCGAATCGGAGAGAATAAGACAGCCCCCTCACACTATCGGTAAACATTAGGAATCAATCACGTTACTAGGGAGCTGTTGTCGGGGCAGTAGAAACAAGTCAGAGGCAGTTCGcttgtagaaaaaattttattcgagAAGTCCCTCAAATGGTATGAGGAGAAATAAGCTTcgaccagaatgtaaaatccgaTCGCTACAGCTGAAGGCCTACTTTTAAGAGGTGGAAAGTACACAGTCCCAGGGTTGTGAGGCAGGGTAGCAGGTTGATGAGACATGTAGGTGCGTCCGAAGCTGGAAGACGCTTGATGATGAAGCAACTACCTTGACAGTTGCAAGTCAGACAGTGGGATTAAACAGTGAGGGTATGACCACAACAGAGAAGGCGAATGAAGTCATTAATAAGACGAAGCGAGATAACATCGAGATGGCGGCTTTCTCATAGAGGCTAAAGAAAGGTAACGCTGTGACTGCGGCTATACTCAAGAAAATGAATGACGTGGCGAAACAGTGGAGGAAACAGTGATGGTACGCCCATAGCAGATAAGGCGGAAGAAAAGGTTACTAAGCCGAAGCGAGGCCAAATCGAGACTTCGGCTTTCTTAGAGAGGCTAAAGAAAGCTATAGCTGTGAATGCAGCTTCACTCGAGAGTATAAATGACCGTGCGAAACAGTACCTGGTTGTGGGGCTAGTTGATAGCGCCAATATCTTTGGATTGCTAAAAAAAAAGTTGAGAGCGTGAAAGGACTCAGTATGATTAGCAAAAGGCACGAGCTCGCACAAGTTCAGCATGATTCTAACCTTATATGTGGTAGGAACTTGCCTTGTCAACCTGCATTTTATTTATATCGACTGAGTAAATATCTAAGTTTGTATTTTCTGTATGTCAGTGTGCAAAAGTACAAAAGTCCTTGTATATGATATCCGGTATGAGTGCGTGCCTGCCACCTTCATAAGCCAAATCGAATATTTTCTTCCTTCATACTTTTCTCACGCTGTGGCATAAGCGTGTTAAAACCAATTACAGCCTTTCAGCAGTTACAATGAAAGGCCATCCTCACCCACCACACACTGCACTAGCCCACGCTCCTTGGCACATTTCTTGCTCTGCAAATATACTCATCCTTTAAGTATAAGAACGTGATAATCGACTTTCCGTTTTACTTGCTCACCCATATTTCCGCTTCCTTTCCTTGCGCACACTTTATTCACACTTTGTAGTAATTTCACACTTACGTTGACCTTTCCAATTTTGGTCCAGGTTGCAAATACACCAACGTACATACGAATATATAAACTTGTagatttttaatgattttatctTTATTTCGAGTAAATTGCTGATGTCGTATTGATAtcgtgttgttattgttgcttttTGGGTTTTATTTATAAATGTCCTTTACATTTGTGTTTACATATAACAGGGATCTATGGATACCAAAAGTGTGTAGGTTTGTACGTTTGTATTGCAAAATAAGGTCAAGGAGATATCCGTTTTGTATGACGACCCTTTTTGGTCCTTTTCTTTTTtcgcttgttgttgctttttactTGGTTCTTAATGGTTTTCCACGTCTCTTAATTTTATCCTGCTCTTTGTTCTTTGGTGTGATTAAAGATCTTTTCTTatatgcaaaatacaaaaaaaaaaaaaaacattattaatttaaaatttggtgTAGGTAAGAAGAATGGAAGCAATACTTTGTACTCTCGCACTTAATTGAGAAAATACACGGACACTCCCTTCTTCTCCTCAATAAACTCTTGAAAGAAATGATTTCAAGAAAAGTCAAATGAAATGATCCAGGGTACGAAGGTAACCTAAACATGGGGAGCCTGATGAGTTATTAAGACCTCAACCACCGCAACTTTGTTTGCTTTGCATCCTCTGAATACAGATCTTCTCCGCTGGGGCAATCTTTGTTCCGTATCGCCAACCTAGTATCCTCTGAATACAGTCTGAATTAGTAACTCTTGGTTTCGTTGTTATGTTGTTGAACTGGACAGATGCCTACCGACCGCACAGATAATGTTCGGCCCATCATTTGAAACTGGCTGGAAAGGTACACCCTAGTTTTGCAGTAACGTGCTGTGTCAAAGGTCGAGTGTGATAGGTCGAGTACTACGAGTACTGTTCCATGATGGGATCTTGGCTCAGtccgcaatttatttgtgtgttgATGGCATATAAGGCGGATGCAGTGCTATATAATTTTCGAAAGCCGTGCTGATGATTGGCAATTCGCAGGTTTTCGGTAAAATAAGGGAGCAGGACAGTTTCAAATGCCTTTGCAAATGGCGATAGGAGAGGTATTGGACGGCATATGTCTCCTtggttagctggttttccaggctttagtagctaTACAACCTTCGTCATTTTCCATTTGCAGGGAAGtggacagagacaggttgaagacaagcGCCAGGTATTTAAATCCTTCATTACCAAGGCTTTAAAACATCGGGACGACTATAACGTCCAGACATACTGCTTTATACGGTTTAACGTGTtcgatggcttcttcaacctctgttgGGGTGATGGTGATGGCTATGTTTATGTATGCGCCTGTTGGTCAGCCATCCGGAGTTGTCAACCGAAGAATGCATTACGTATTGGCCGCAGAAAGCGATTGTCCGTTTCTTTGTGTAAGATGAcatattttgtcattgtgcttagtcgggtaTGAGAGGGAATTTACGGTTAACCATAGTTTACCAGCACCcggtagagaggttgcagttctttagatgttGCTCCCTTTTCGCCCGCTTCGGTTTATTCGCAAGCTGTTTGATGGGCAGGTCTATGTCCCTGTCACCAGGGTGCTGCTTTCTAAGGATACGCTCTCTTGCTAAAAATACCGCCCCGTTGTAAAATTGTGCCGAATTTCAGGAACTCTTTTCGGGCGGGAATCAAGCTAGTCGACACGGGTTCGGTGACATTGCGAAAAACACGTTCCCTTTGACGGAAATCAGTCGAGATTTGGAGGATAGCAAAAAAGTGTCGTTTAGTCAACCAACTTTCCTGCTTTGAAGTGTACAAAAAGTGTGGCGCCCATACGTGATGAATTCGGCGGTTCACTCTAGCGGGAGAAGTATGGGTAGGTGGACGGATGCCAATATtagcatcggctgccagttgatgcagttGCCAAGTCCTGCGCTAACGATGGAGATGTCTGGCGAGCTATGCTCATTTCGCAACACACGTAGGCGCCTCCTCGTTTATCGTGCATAGCGTCGTGTCATCTTTTTGAACCGCCAGCATCTAACCCGTGCTGTTATCTTGCAGATCGGAATGTCACACGTCCTGGTGGGCATTTTAATCGCCCAGAATAATGCGATTTTACCAGTGAGAAGAGCACTGATAACATACGATATCCAGTAATGTTTAAATTGGCATCACCTGACCGGGTAGATATTTCTTGACACTCCAAGACACTGTCCCTGTGACCGATTTCGGGATCAAACAGATTACATCGCACAGAGTTATGTATGATCAATGCAAGTCCACCCCCACTTAAACTCGTACGGTCTTTTCTATGAGCGTTGTAGTAGGAGTAGTCTTCAGGACTTGTAATTATCCTGTTTTCCCTACCATTTCCGGCAAGGTGAAAACTTAACCTTTGCGTGCGTCCAAGGAAggttcaaatttttcaatttgtgCATACTCTAGCTTTGCTAACATTGCATAGGGATCTTTGCTAGAAGCTTTTCTTCCTTGCTATGCAGCCTCAGCAGACAGCGTCCTCTGAATACCACAAATCGTGCAGCTAATGCAGATATCCCAGACGTGAGTTACAGACCCCATTTGAACTTTGTTTCCTCTGCATAGAGATCCCTGAACAGATTGAATGCTGTAAGGCCTCTTGTTATCTTTTCTGTTTGAATCGTCACTACTTGACTGTCAGAGTTTTAGAGAAAAGTCATGGGGAAGTGTCCATATAGCTGTCAGTTCACCGTGAAGACATTGTAATATGTCCTCGATTCCGTCCAAAGAGGATGAtagacttacatacatacatatatcccctGCTCACAATGTCATTTATCTATGCTCCTACATTCGTACCTCTACTGAGTTTCTCATAAAGCGTAACTAGAAGCTTATTTTTTGTGATTCCTTGATTATCTCAGCGCCAAAGCAAAACTTATTTGATCCACCCCAAATAAAATCGCTTGTAACTttgttttcaatttaaatattcgtttcttttattaatttcaatcttTAAACCATTTAATAAATGCATTTATCTTCATTTTTACGTTATTCCTTTCAACCAGGGACAACTAAAAAACTCAACAAACTACCCTTGAAATCACATTTTGAATAAAGTTTACGCTTTCGCTGCCGGAGCGGGCGAATTAACTTTAGATGGTGCAGCATTGTTGGTCGCTCGTAAATCCACAACATCAGAGTCATCACCTTCAGCATGTTGTTGTTGGTAGGGTGGAAAGTCTTGGCCTTGGGGGTATTGTGATTGaatgtgttgttgttggtgttgttgttgctgttgcacgAACTCTGATTGCTGTTCAGGGTACTCAACCGGCACTGGTTCAACGGATGGCTGCTCTGGCTGTTGTTCCGCTGGTTGGGCAACAGCAATTTGATGTTGCTGTTGTGGTAAGTATTGTATGTGTTGTTGATGTACTGGCACAACTGCTTGAGCAGCTACCACCTGTTGCACTGGTTGCACGAGAGTAGCAGCTGGCGCAGCAACAACAGCTGCACGGGCAACAATCGGTTCACGTTGGACAACAGCATTGAAACCATTTAAATCATCCGCTGTATAGGTAACTGTGCGCTTGTAACCATCCGCATCCACAACACTGTAAGAACCAGCAACATTGCCACCAGAGCGGCTCTCCCTCTGACTTTTAATATCACCGGTAAGTGAGTCATGTACGCCATACTCGAAGTCATATTGGGGTTCAGATTCGATTTCCACTTGTTTCACAATAGCAGCGGGTGCAGCACCAGCAACAACAGTTTTGGTAACAACAGGAGCAGCGCCAGCCACGTAGGTTGCAGGCGCAGCAGCGGTGACAGTCTTAACAATAGGCGCTGAAGCTACGTATGCCTTTGTAACGAATGGGGAATTATGATAGACGGCTGGTGCAGCAGCGACTGTTCGGGCAGTTGGTGCAGCAGCTACCACAGGTGCTGATGATACATAAGACCTTGTGTAGACTGGCGATTGTTGATAGTAGGCTGGTGCGGCTTGCTGATAGACATATTGTTGCGCGGCGGGACTAGAGTAGGTAGTCACAGATGCGGCGGGATAGTGCTGATAGGTTGCGTATGGAGTATAGCTGTATGTGGTAACGCCAGCCAAGCAAGAAGCGGCTAGTACCAAGAGCGAGAGTAGGGTTAGGAACTGTAAGTAATTTAGAAAGAAAACAGGTCTTAGCAAATAGTCAAACAAAGAGTTGAATGCAACTTTCagcgtataaataaataaatgtaaataatttATACTATTTCAGGACCCAACCCCCGAGAAAGACCCAAGTTCTCGCTAGACTTCAGTTATCATTAAAAAGGTCTGACTGGACCGCTTGTTGGAGTCTGTCATCAGAAGTAAGGTTGTCGATGTTTAAATATCATGGGAGGTAATAAGTCTAAATACACCCGAAGCTTCCTTGTATTcgatataaatttttattaaatttcaagcTCTTAAAAAAACCCCTCACTATCTTTGTCATCATTTCACAACACACAACATTTCAAGATGAAACCTCAATACTTCATACCTAATCAAATATCCTTCTAAATAAGTCTTAAAACTATCTAATTTTGATACTCAAAATATGGCGATAGTGGGAAAAAACTCTTCGAAGGTCGTTCCCAAACGATAAATTCCAAAACCCTTACATTGGACGAAGTTGAGCTTCAGTGAATGAAAGTGCTCCA
The DNA window shown above is from Eurosta solidaginis isolate ZX-2024a chromosome 2, ASM4086904v1, whole genome shotgun sequence and carries:
- the Cpr31A gene encoding cuticle protein 19.8 codes for the protein MASKFLTLLSLLVLAASCLAGVTTYSYTPYATYQHYPAASVTTYSSPAAQQYVYQQAAPAYYQQSPVYTRSYVSSAPVVAAAPTARTVAAAPAVYHNSPFVTKAYVASAPIVKTVTAAAPATYVAGAAPVVTKTVVAGAAPAAIVKQVEIESEPQYDFEYGVHDSLTGDIKSQRESRSGGNVAGSYSVVDADGYKRTVTYTADDLNGFNAVVQREPIVARAAVVAAPAATLVQPVQQVVAAQAVVPVHQQHIQYLPQQQHQIAVAQPAEQQPEQPSVEPVPVEYPEQQSEFVQQQQQHQQQHIQSQYPQGQDFPPYQQQHAEGDDSDVVDLRATNNAAPSKVNSPAPAAKA